A genomic window from Equus caballus isolate H_3958 breed thoroughbred chromosome 5, TB-T2T, whole genome shotgun sequence includes:
- the ARHGEF2 gene encoding rho guanine nucleotide exchange factor 2 isoform X8, whose product MCCCCGCCPLLAHLERGSLGERTREKEKMKEAKDARYTNGHLFTTISVSGMTMCYACNKSITAKEALICPTCNVTIHNRCKDTLANCTKVKQKQQKAALLKNNTALQSVSLRSKTTTRERPSSAIYPSDSFRQSLLGSRRGRSSLSLAKSVSTTNIAGHFNDESPLGLRRILSQSTDSLNMRNRTLSVESLIDEGAEVIYNELMSDFEMDEKDFAADSWSLAVDSSFLQQHKKEVMKQQDVIYELIQTELHHVRTLKIMTRLFRTGMLEELQLEPAVVQGLFPCVDELSDIHTRFLSQLLERRRQALCPGSTRNFVIHRLGDLLISQFSGPSAEQMRKTYSEFCSRHTKAVKLYKELYARDKRFQQFIRKVTRSAVLKRHGVQECILLVTQRITKYPVLINRILQHSHGMEEERQDLTTALGLVKELLSNVDQDVHELEKGARLQEIYNRMDPRAQTPVPGKGPFGREELLRRKLIHDGCLLWKTATGRFKDVLMLLMTDVLVFLQEKDQKYIFPTLDKPSVVPLQNLIVRDIANQEKGMFLISSGPPEMYEVHTASRDDRSTWIRVIQQSVRVCPSRDDFPLIETEDEAYLRRIKMELQQKDRALVELLQEKVGLFAEMTHFQVEEDGGSGMPLPTLPRGLFRSESLEAPRGERLLQDAIREVESLKDLLVGPGVELLSTSREPALPTDPDSGGNTSPGVTANGEARTFNGSIELCRADSDSSQKDRNGNQLRSPQEEALQRLVNLYGLLHGLQAAVAQQDTLMEARFPEGPERREKLSRANSRDGDAGRAGVAPGAPEKQATELALLQRQHTLLQEELRRCRRLGEERATEAGSLEARLRESEQARALLEREAEEARRQLAALGQTEPLPAEAPWARRPLDPRRRSLPAGDALYLSFTPPQPSRGHDRLDLPVTIRSVHRPFEDRERQELGSPEERLQDSSDPDTGSEEEGGGRLSPPHSPRDFTRMQDIPEETESRDGEPVASES is encoded by the exons ATGTgctgctgctgtggctgctgcccGCTGCTGGCCCACCTAGAGAGGGGGTCGCTTGGAGAGAGG ACCCGGGAAAAGGAGAAGATGAAGGAAGCCAAGGATGCCCGCTATACCAATGGGCACCTCTTCACCACCATCTCCGTTTCGGGCATGACCATGTGCTATGCCTGTAACAAGAGCATCACAGCCAAGGAAGCCCTCATCTGCCCAA CCTGCAATGTGACTATCCACAACCGCTGTAAAGACACCCTCGCCAACTGTACCAAGGTCAAGCAGAAG CAACAGAAAGCTGCCCTGCTGAAGAACAACACTGCCTTGCAGTCTGTTTCACTTCGCAGTAAGA CCACCACCCGGGAGCggcccagctctgccatctaTCCCTCCGACAGCTTCAGGCAGTCCCTGCTTGGCTCCCGCCGTGGCCGCTCCTCCTTGTCTTTAGCCAAGAGTGTTTCCACCACCAACATTGCTGG ACACTTCAATGATGAGTCTCCCCTGGGGCTGCGCCGGATTCTGTCCCAGTCCACAGACTCCCTCAACATGCGGAACCGAACCCTGTCGGTGGAGTCCCTCATCGACGAAG GTGCAGAGGTCATCTACAACGAACTGATGAGTGACTTTGAGATGGATGAGAAGGACTTTGCAGCTGATTCCTGGAGCCTTGCTGTGGACAGCAGCTTCTTGCAGCAGCATAAAAAGGAAGTGATGAAGCAGCAGGATGTCATCTACG AGCTAATCCAGACGGAACTGCACCACGTGCGGACACTGAAGATCATGACCCGCCTCTTCCGCACGGGGATGCTGGAAGAGCTACAGCTGGAGCCTGCAGTGGTCCAGGGCCTGTTCCCCTGCGTGGACGAGCTCAGTGACATCCATACACGATTCCTCAGCCAACTGTTAGAACGCCGacgccaggccctgtgccctggCAGCACCCGGAACTTTGTCATCCATCGTTTGGGTGACCTGCTCATCAGCCAG TTCTCAGGTCCCAGCGCCGAGCAGATGCGTAAGACCTACTCGGAGTTCTGTAGCCGCCACACCAAGGCCGTAAAGCTCTACAAGGAGCTGTACGCCCGAGACAAGCGCTTCCAGCAGTTCATCCGG AAAGTGACCCGCTCGGCTGTGCTGAAGCGGCATGGGGTCCAGGAGTGCATCCTACTGGTGACTCAGCGCATCACCAAGTACCCGGTGCTCATCAACCGGATCTTGCAGCATTCCCAcg GGATGGAGGAGGAACGCCAGGACCTGACGACAGCACTGGGGCTAGTGAAGGAGTTGCTGTCCAATGTGGACCAGGATGTGCATGAGCTGGAGAAAGGTGCCCGCCTGCAGGAGATCTACAACCGCATGGACCCTCGGGCCCAGACCCCAGTGCCTGGCAAGGGCCCTTTTGGCCGAGAGGAGCTTCTGCGGCGCAAGCTGATCCATGATGGTTGCCTGCTCTGGAAGACGGCAACTGGGCGCTTCAAAG atgtgctgatgctgctgatgaCAGATGTGCTGGTGTTTCTCCAGGAAAAGGACCAGAAGTATATCTTCCCTACCCTG GACAAGCCCTCAGTGGTACCGCTGCAGAATCTAATCGTTCGGGACATCGCCAACCAGGAGAAAGGGATGTTTCTGATCAGCTCGGGGCCCCCTGAGATGTATGAGGTCCACACGGCATCCCGAGATGACCGGAGCACCTGGATCCGCGTCATTCAGCAGAGCGTGcgagt ATGCCCATCCAGGGATGACTTCCCCCTGATTGAGACGGAGGATGAGGCTTACCTGCGGCGAATCAAGA TGGAGCTGCAACAGAAAGACCGGGCACTGGTGGAGCTGCTGCAAGAGAAGGTCGGGCTGTTCGCCGAGATGACCCATTTCCAGGTGGAAGAGGATGGCGGCAGTGGGAtgcccctgcccaccctgcccaGGGGCCTTTTCCGCTCTGAGTCCCTTGAGGCCCCTCGTGGCGAGCGGCTGCTGCAGGATGCCATCCGTGAGG tGGAGAGCTTGAAGGACCTGCTGGTGGGGCCTGGAGTAGAGCTGCTCTCAACATCCCgagaaccagccctgccaacggATCCAGACAGCGGCGGTAACACGAGTCCTGGGGTCACTGCCA ATGGTGAGGCCAGAACCTTCAATGGCTCGATTGAGCTCTGCAGGGCTGACTCAGACTCCAGCCAGAAG GATCGAAATGGAAATCAGCTGAGATCGCCCCAGGAG GAAGCGTTGCAGCGATTGGTCAATCTCTATGGACTTCTACATGGCCTACAG GCGGCTGTGGCCCAGCAGGACACTTTGATGGAAGCTCGGTTCCCTGAGGGCCCTGAGCGGCGGGAGAAGCTGTCTCGAGCCAACTCTCGGGATGGGGATGCTGGCAGAGCCGGGGTTGCCCCCGGGGCTCCTGAAAAGCAGGCCACAGAACTGGCATTACTGCAGCGGCAACACACGCTGCTGCAGGAGGAGCTGCGGCGCTGCCGGCGGCTAGGCGAAGAGCGGGCCACCGAGGCCGGCAGCCTGGAAGCCCGGCTCCGGGAAAGCGAGCAGGCCCGGGCTCTGCTGGAGCGGGAGGCCGAGGAGGCTCGCAGGCAGCTGGCCGCCTTGGGCCAGACTGAACCGCTCCCAGCGGAGGCCCCCTGGGCCCGCAGGCCTCTGGACCCTCGGCGTCGGAGCCTCCCTGCCGGCGATGCCCTGTACTTGAGTTTCACCCCCCCACAG CCCAGCCGAGGCCACGATCGCCTGGATTTGCCTGTGACTATTCGCTCTGTCCATCGACCATTTGAGGATCGAGAGAGACAGGAGCTGGGCAGCCCCGAGGAGCGGCTGCAAGATAGCAGTGACCCTGACACTGGCAGCGAGGAGGAAGGTGGTGGCCGTCTGTCTCCGCCCCATAGTCCACGAG ACTTCACCCGAATGCAGGACATCCCGGAAGAGACTGAGAGCCGCGACGGGGAGCCTGTGGCTTCAGAGAGCTAA
- the ARHGEF2 gene encoding rho guanine nucleotide exchange factor 2 isoform X5 has translation MSGNRRQPSRRGQTREKEKMKEAKDARYTNGHLFTTISVSGMTMCYACNKSITAKEALICPTCNVTIHNRCKDTLANCTKVKQKQQKAALLKNNTALQSVSLRSKTTTRERPSSAIYPSDSFRQSLLGSRRGRSSLSLAKSVSTTNIAGHFNDESPLGLRRILSQSTDSLNMRNRTLSVESLIDEGAEVIYNELMSDFEMDEKDFAADSWSLAVDSSFLQQHKKEVMKQQDVIYELIQTELHHVRTLKIMTRLFRTGMLEELQLEPAVVQGLFPCVDELSDIHTRFLSQLLERRRQALCPGSTRNFVIHRLGDLLISQFSGPSAEQMRKTYSEFCSRHTKAVKLYKELYARDKRFQQFIRKVTRSAVLKRHGVQECILLVTQRITKYPVLINRILQHSHGMEEERQDLTTALGLVKELLSNVDQDVHELEKGARLQEIYNRMDPRAQTPVPGKGPFGREELLRRKLIHDGCLLWKTATGRFKDVLMLLMTDVLVFLQEKDQKYIFPTLDKPSVVPLQNLIVRDIANQEKGMFLISSGPPEMYEVHTASRDDRSTWIRVIQQSVRVCPSRDDFPLIETEDEAYLRRIKMELQQKDRALVELLQEKVGLFAEMTHFQVEEDGGSGMPLPTLPRGLFRSESLEAPRGERLLQDAIREVESLKDLLVGPGVELLSTSREPALPTDPDSGGNTSPGVTANGEARTFNGSIELCRADSDSSQKDRNGNQLRSPQEEALQRLVNLYGLLHGLQAAVAQQDTLMEARFPEGPERREKLSRANSRDGDAGRAGVAPGAPEKQATELALLQRQHTLLQEELRRCRRLGEERATEAGSLEARLRESEQARALLEREAEEARRQLAALGQTEPLPAEAPWARRPLDPRRRSLPAGDALYLSFTPPQPSRGHDRLDLPVTIRSVHRPFEDRERQELGSPEERLQDSSDPDTGSEEEGGGRLSPPHSPRDFTRMQDIPEETESRDGEPVASES, from the exons ATGAGTGGCAACAGGAGGCAGCCCAGCCGCCGGGGCCAG ACCCGGGAAAAGGAGAAGATGAAGGAAGCCAAGGATGCCCGCTATACCAATGGGCACCTCTTCACCACCATCTCCGTTTCGGGCATGACCATGTGCTATGCCTGTAACAAGAGCATCACAGCCAAGGAAGCCCTCATCTGCCCAA CCTGCAATGTGACTATCCACAACCGCTGTAAAGACACCCTCGCCAACTGTACCAAGGTCAAGCAGAAG CAACAGAAAGCTGCCCTGCTGAAGAACAACACTGCCTTGCAGTCTGTTTCACTTCGCAGTAAGA CCACCACCCGGGAGCggcccagctctgccatctaTCCCTCCGACAGCTTCAGGCAGTCCCTGCTTGGCTCCCGCCGTGGCCGCTCCTCCTTGTCTTTAGCCAAGAGTGTTTCCACCACCAACATTGCTGG ACACTTCAATGATGAGTCTCCCCTGGGGCTGCGCCGGATTCTGTCCCAGTCCACAGACTCCCTCAACATGCGGAACCGAACCCTGTCGGTGGAGTCCCTCATCGACGAAG GTGCAGAGGTCATCTACAACGAACTGATGAGTGACTTTGAGATGGATGAGAAGGACTTTGCAGCTGATTCCTGGAGCCTTGCTGTGGACAGCAGCTTCTTGCAGCAGCATAAAAAGGAAGTGATGAAGCAGCAGGATGTCATCTACG AGCTAATCCAGACGGAACTGCACCACGTGCGGACACTGAAGATCATGACCCGCCTCTTCCGCACGGGGATGCTGGAAGAGCTACAGCTGGAGCCTGCAGTGGTCCAGGGCCTGTTCCCCTGCGTGGACGAGCTCAGTGACATCCATACACGATTCCTCAGCCAACTGTTAGAACGCCGacgccaggccctgtgccctggCAGCACCCGGAACTTTGTCATCCATCGTTTGGGTGACCTGCTCATCAGCCAG TTCTCAGGTCCCAGCGCCGAGCAGATGCGTAAGACCTACTCGGAGTTCTGTAGCCGCCACACCAAGGCCGTAAAGCTCTACAAGGAGCTGTACGCCCGAGACAAGCGCTTCCAGCAGTTCATCCGG AAAGTGACCCGCTCGGCTGTGCTGAAGCGGCATGGGGTCCAGGAGTGCATCCTACTGGTGACTCAGCGCATCACCAAGTACCCGGTGCTCATCAACCGGATCTTGCAGCATTCCCAcg GGATGGAGGAGGAACGCCAGGACCTGACGACAGCACTGGGGCTAGTGAAGGAGTTGCTGTCCAATGTGGACCAGGATGTGCATGAGCTGGAGAAAGGTGCCCGCCTGCAGGAGATCTACAACCGCATGGACCCTCGGGCCCAGACCCCAGTGCCTGGCAAGGGCCCTTTTGGCCGAGAGGAGCTTCTGCGGCGCAAGCTGATCCATGATGGTTGCCTGCTCTGGAAGACGGCAACTGGGCGCTTCAAAG atgtgctgatgctgctgatgaCAGATGTGCTGGTGTTTCTCCAGGAAAAGGACCAGAAGTATATCTTCCCTACCCTG GACAAGCCCTCAGTGGTACCGCTGCAGAATCTAATCGTTCGGGACATCGCCAACCAGGAGAAAGGGATGTTTCTGATCAGCTCGGGGCCCCCTGAGATGTATGAGGTCCACACGGCATCCCGAGATGACCGGAGCACCTGGATCCGCGTCATTCAGCAGAGCGTGcgagt ATGCCCATCCAGGGATGACTTCCCCCTGATTGAGACGGAGGATGAGGCTTACCTGCGGCGAATCAAGA TGGAGCTGCAACAGAAAGACCGGGCACTGGTGGAGCTGCTGCAAGAGAAGGTCGGGCTGTTCGCCGAGATGACCCATTTCCAGGTGGAAGAGGATGGCGGCAGTGGGAtgcccctgcccaccctgcccaGGGGCCTTTTCCGCTCTGAGTCCCTTGAGGCCCCTCGTGGCGAGCGGCTGCTGCAGGATGCCATCCGTGAGG tGGAGAGCTTGAAGGACCTGCTGGTGGGGCCTGGAGTAGAGCTGCTCTCAACATCCCgagaaccagccctgccaacggATCCAGACAGCGGCGGTAACACGAGTCCTGGGGTCACTGCCA ATGGTGAGGCCAGAACCTTCAATGGCTCGATTGAGCTCTGCAGGGCTGACTCAGACTCCAGCCAGAAG GATCGAAATGGAAATCAGCTGAGATCGCCCCAGGAG GAAGCGTTGCAGCGATTGGTCAATCTCTATGGACTTCTACATGGCCTACAG GCGGCTGTGGCCCAGCAGGACACTTTGATGGAAGCTCGGTTCCCTGAGGGCCCTGAGCGGCGGGAGAAGCTGTCTCGAGCCAACTCTCGGGATGGGGATGCTGGCAGAGCCGGGGTTGCCCCCGGGGCTCCTGAAAAGCAGGCCACAGAACTGGCATTACTGCAGCGGCAACACACGCTGCTGCAGGAGGAGCTGCGGCGCTGCCGGCGGCTAGGCGAAGAGCGGGCCACCGAGGCCGGCAGCCTGGAAGCCCGGCTCCGGGAAAGCGAGCAGGCCCGGGCTCTGCTGGAGCGGGAGGCCGAGGAGGCTCGCAGGCAGCTGGCCGCCTTGGGCCAGACTGAACCGCTCCCAGCGGAGGCCCCCTGGGCCCGCAGGCCTCTGGACCCTCGGCGTCGGAGCCTCCCTGCCGGCGATGCCCTGTACTTGAGTTTCACCCCCCCACAG CCCAGCCGAGGCCACGATCGCCTGGATTTGCCTGTGACTATTCGCTCTGTCCATCGACCATTTGAGGATCGAGAGAGACAGGAGCTGGGCAGCCCCGAGGAGCGGCTGCAAGATAGCAGTGACCCTGACACTGGCAGCGAGGAGGAAGGTGGTGGCCGTCTGTCTCCGCCCCATAGTCCACGAG ACTTCACCCGAATGCAGGACATCCCGGAAGAGACTGAGAGCCGCGACGGGGAGCCTGTGGCTTCAGAGAGCTAA
- the ARHGEF2 gene encoding rho guanine nucleotide exchange factor 2 isoform X6, producing MLSKSVSMSGINCFLGCSDPAGNLSQSSAADLSQSCSQLEGGSGTWAGSSLRRTLSFLLGMTGKAKTREKEKMKEAKDARYTNGHLFTTISVSGMTMCYACNKSITAKEALICPTCNVTIHNRCKDTLANCTKVKQKQQKAALLKNNTALQSVSLRSKTTTRERPSSAIYPSDSFRQSLLGSRRGRSSLSLAKSVSTTNIAGHFNDESPLGLRRILSQSTDSLNMRNRTLSVESLIDEGAEVIYNELMSDFEMDEKDFAADSWSLAVDSSFLQQHKKEVMKQQDVIYELIQTELHHVRTLKIMTRLFRTGMLEELQLEPAVVQGLFPCVDELSDIHTRFLSQLLERRRQALCPGSTRNFVIHRLGDLLISQFSGPSAEQMRKTYSEFCSRHTKAVKLYKELYARDKRFQQFIRKVTRSAVLKRHGVQECILLVTQRITKYPVLINRILQHSHGMEEERQDLTTALGLVKELLSNVDQDVHELEKGARLQEIYNRMDPRAQTPVPGKGPFGREELLRRKLIHDGCLLWKTATGRFKDVLMLLMTDVLVFLQEKDQKYIFPTLDKPSVVPLQNLIVRDIANQEKGMFLISSGPPEMYEVHTASRDDRSTWIRVIQQSVRVCPSRDDFPLIETEDEAYLRRIKMELQQKDRALVELLQEKVGLFAEMTHFQVEEDGGSGMPLPTLPRGLFRSESLEAPRGERLLQDAIREVESLKDLLVGPGVELLSTSREPALPTDPDSGGNTSPGVTANGEARTFNGSIELCRADSDSSQKDRNGNQLRSPQEEALQRLVNLYGLLHGLQAAVAQQDTLMEARFPEGPERREKLSRANSRDGDAGRAGVAPGAPEKQATELALLQRQHTLLQEELRRCRRLGEERATEAGSLEARLRESEQARALLEREAEEARRQLAALGQTEPLPAEAPWARRPLDPRRRSLPAGDALYLSFTPPQPSRGHDRLDLPVTIRSVHRPFEDRERQELGSPEERLQDSSDPDTGSEEEGGGRLSPPHSPRDFTRMQDIPEETESRDGEPVASES from the exons ACCCGGGAAAAGGAGAAGATGAAGGAAGCCAAGGATGCCCGCTATACCAATGGGCACCTCTTCACCACCATCTCCGTTTCGGGCATGACCATGTGCTATGCCTGTAACAAGAGCATCACAGCCAAGGAAGCCCTCATCTGCCCAA CCTGCAATGTGACTATCCACAACCGCTGTAAAGACACCCTCGCCAACTGTACCAAGGTCAAGCAGAAG CAACAGAAAGCTGCCCTGCTGAAGAACAACACTGCCTTGCAGTCTGTTTCACTTCGCAGTAAGA CCACCACCCGGGAGCggcccagctctgccatctaTCCCTCCGACAGCTTCAGGCAGTCCCTGCTTGGCTCCCGCCGTGGCCGCTCCTCCTTGTCTTTAGCCAAGAGTGTTTCCACCACCAACATTGCTGG ACACTTCAATGATGAGTCTCCCCTGGGGCTGCGCCGGATTCTGTCCCAGTCCACAGACTCCCTCAACATGCGGAACCGAACCCTGTCGGTGGAGTCCCTCATCGACGAAG GTGCAGAGGTCATCTACAACGAACTGATGAGTGACTTTGAGATGGATGAGAAGGACTTTGCAGCTGATTCCTGGAGCCTTGCTGTGGACAGCAGCTTCTTGCAGCAGCATAAAAAGGAAGTGATGAAGCAGCAGGATGTCATCTACG AGCTAATCCAGACGGAACTGCACCACGTGCGGACACTGAAGATCATGACCCGCCTCTTCCGCACGGGGATGCTGGAAGAGCTACAGCTGGAGCCTGCAGTGGTCCAGGGCCTGTTCCCCTGCGTGGACGAGCTCAGTGACATCCATACACGATTCCTCAGCCAACTGTTAGAACGCCGacgccaggccctgtgccctggCAGCACCCGGAACTTTGTCATCCATCGTTTGGGTGACCTGCTCATCAGCCAG TTCTCAGGTCCCAGCGCCGAGCAGATGCGTAAGACCTACTCGGAGTTCTGTAGCCGCCACACCAAGGCCGTAAAGCTCTACAAGGAGCTGTACGCCCGAGACAAGCGCTTCCAGCAGTTCATCCGG AAAGTGACCCGCTCGGCTGTGCTGAAGCGGCATGGGGTCCAGGAGTGCATCCTACTGGTGACTCAGCGCATCACCAAGTACCCGGTGCTCATCAACCGGATCTTGCAGCATTCCCAcg GGATGGAGGAGGAACGCCAGGACCTGACGACAGCACTGGGGCTAGTGAAGGAGTTGCTGTCCAATGTGGACCAGGATGTGCATGAGCTGGAGAAAGGTGCCCGCCTGCAGGAGATCTACAACCGCATGGACCCTCGGGCCCAGACCCCAGTGCCTGGCAAGGGCCCTTTTGGCCGAGAGGAGCTTCTGCGGCGCAAGCTGATCCATGATGGTTGCCTGCTCTGGAAGACGGCAACTGGGCGCTTCAAAG atgtgctgatgctgctgatgaCAGATGTGCTGGTGTTTCTCCAGGAAAAGGACCAGAAGTATATCTTCCCTACCCTG GACAAGCCCTCAGTGGTACCGCTGCAGAATCTAATCGTTCGGGACATCGCCAACCAGGAGAAAGGGATGTTTCTGATCAGCTCGGGGCCCCCTGAGATGTATGAGGTCCACACGGCATCCCGAGATGACCGGAGCACCTGGATCCGCGTCATTCAGCAGAGCGTGcgagt ATGCCCATCCAGGGATGACTTCCCCCTGATTGAGACGGAGGATGAGGCTTACCTGCGGCGAATCAAGA TGGAGCTGCAACAGAAAGACCGGGCACTGGTGGAGCTGCTGCAAGAGAAGGTCGGGCTGTTCGCCGAGATGACCCATTTCCAGGTGGAAGAGGATGGCGGCAGTGGGAtgcccctgcccaccctgcccaGGGGCCTTTTCCGCTCTGAGTCCCTTGAGGCCCCTCGTGGCGAGCGGCTGCTGCAGGATGCCATCCGTGAGG tGGAGAGCTTGAAGGACCTGCTGGTGGGGCCTGGAGTAGAGCTGCTCTCAACATCCCgagaaccagccctgccaacggATCCAGACAGCGGCGGTAACACGAGTCCTGGGGTCACTGCCA ATGGTGAGGCCAGAACCTTCAATGGCTCGATTGAGCTCTGCAGGGCTGACTCAGACTCCAGCCAGAAG GATCGAAATGGAAATCAGCTGAGATCGCCCCAGGAG GAAGCGTTGCAGCGATTGGTCAATCTCTATGGACTTCTACATGGCCTACAG GCGGCTGTGGCCCAGCAGGACACTTTGATGGAAGCTCGGTTCCCTGAGGGCCCTGAGCGGCGGGAGAAGCTGTCTCGAGCCAACTCTCGGGATGGGGATGCTGGCAGAGCCGGGGTTGCCCCCGGGGCTCCTGAAAAGCAGGCCACAGAACTGGCATTACTGCAGCGGCAACACACGCTGCTGCAGGAGGAGCTGCGGCGCTGCCGGCGGCTAGGCGAAGAGCGGGCCACCGAGGCCGGCAGCCTGGAAGCCCGGCTCCGGGAAAGCGAGCAGGCCCGGGCTCTGCTGGAGCGGGAGGCCGAGGAGGCTCGCAGGCAGCTGGCCGCCTTGGGCCAGACTGAACCGCTCCCAGCGGAGGCCCCCTGGGCCCGCAGGCCTCTGGACCCTCGGCGTCGGAGCCTCCCTGCCGGCGATGCCCTGTACTTGAGTTTCACCCCCCCACAG CCCAGCCGAGGCCACGATCGCCTGGATTTGCCTGTGACTATTCGCTCTGTCCATCGACCATTTGAGGATCGAGAGAGACAGGAGCTGGGCAGCCCCGAGGAGCGGCTGCAAGATAGCAGTGACCCTGACACTGGCAGCGAGGAGGAAGGTGGTGGCCGTCTGTCTCCGCCCCATAGTCCACGAG ACTTCACCCGAATGCAGGACATCCCGGAAGAGACTGAGAGCCGCGACGGGGAGCCTGTGGCTTCAGAGAGCTAA